From a region of the Cyprinus carpio isolate SPL01 chromosome A18, ASM1834038v1, whole genome shotgun sequence genome:
- the p2ry2.3 gene encoding P2Y purinoceptor 2: MALLNSTGILDTGTNYTQVYRCSLKENFKYILLPVSYTLVFVFGLGLNITAMYIILFRTKHWKPSTIYMINLNVCDMLYILTLPFLIYYYADKNDWPFGELMCKLIRFLFYTNLYGSILFLSCISLHRFLGVCHPMRSLYWMNSHRARLISVGIWVIILILQAPILYFSRVRRNGNHLVCHDTTIKELFSDFLVYSTVVMFLLFVLPFGVVLFCNGLMVKKLLDPSVLREPMSQHSKRKSVKMIIIVLLAFMVCFLPFHVNRSICYTFRYLDKHDCNILLLSNNAYKVTRPLVSFNSCIDPILYFMAGQSFRNSIYKKKSSMKSDKSLLALQ; encoded by the coding sequence ATGGCACTGCTTAACAGTACTGGAATACTGGATACTGGAACTAATTATACTCAAGTATACCGTTGTAGTTTGAAAGAAAACTTCAAGTACATTCTCCTCCCGGTGAGTTACACTTTGGTGTTTGTGTTCGGTCTGGGGTTGAACATCACGGCCATGTACATCATCCTGTTTCGCACCAAACACTGGAAGCCCAGCACCATCTACATGATCAACCTCAATGTCTGTGACATGCTTTACATCCTCACCCTGCCGTTCCTCATCTACTATTACGCTGATAAGAACGACTGGCCGTTCGGTGAGCTGATGTGTAAGCTGATTCGCTTTCTCTTCTACACAAACCTCTATGGAAGCATCCTCTTCCTCAGCTGCATCAGTCTGCACCGGTTTTTAGGCGTCTGCCACCCGATGCGCTCTTTGTACTGGATGAACAGCCATCGTGCTCGTTTGATTTCTGTGGGAATATGGGTGATCATTCTCATCTTACAGGCACCGATTCTTTATTTTTCCCGGGTGAGACGTAATGGTAATCATCTGGTCTGTCATGACACCACCATCAAGGAGCTCTTCAGTGACTTTCTGGTCTACAGCACGGTAGTGATGTTTCTGCTTTTTGTCCTACCGTTTGGGGTGGTGCTGTTCTGCAACGGCCTGATGGTGAAGAAACTTCTTGATCCCAGTGTTCTCAGAGAACCAATGTCACAGCACTCCAAACGGAAGTCGGTGAAGATGATTATTATTGTGCTCCTGGCTTTTATGGTGTGCTTCTTGCCTTTCCATGTGAACCGCAGTATCTGCTACACCTTCCGTTACCTGGACAAACACGACTGCAACATATTACTACTCTCCAACAATGCCTACAAGGTCACGCGACCTCTGGTCAGTTTCAACAGCTGCATCGACCCCATCCTCTAC